One stretch of Leadbetterella byssophila DSM 17132 DNA includes these proteins:
- a CDS encoding OmpA family protein, with translation MVKGLIKTFVLLFLTWASFAQEVQWASKVLEKSSETVDEKFSPKHRAIQVLGPPSVLPQTISSACSWRPTGTSFGEDYIKVAFDKPQKVKQIIVGETVGPGAVGRIFGYTTKNKEVLLYESQGDNFRKQPGIWNQFIPETEEEIAALKLVIVHSLNKGIKEYDCIGISSSSEPYVATVNVAQNLPKDLKKENLGPSVNTKYSEVAPLVSPDGKYLYFSRWDHPKNFKPAGSNESTLDVWVSTLAANGTWEPAKNMSTSIHHSAKNGAATIAMDGKSIYALNVEVGRGKFDAGLTKVSLKNNKWVNKRPIKIANFEALSYYNSQDRQLKKETEFSMSSDEKFLVMGLVRKDSYGDKDLYVSFKTGEDSYSKPVNLGPVINTAGNEGSPFLAADNKTLYFNSNGHPGYGDMDIFMSTRLDDTWTNWTEPVNLGPQINSPEFDGYISIPASGEYAYFSSAKNSMGLDDLFKVKLFPSIQPESVVLMEFSFVDEISGQSIEPKVSISPQVEWVWDEETKIFKTIFQPGQTYELKAESSGYPSFSQSLDFREVKEYLEKKEVYKWRKIGQESIAQTAPKTVNAEPESVKDMVIEAGKKIVLREVYFDQSKAELRQESFVELDRIKKIMMEHPDMVILLEGHTDNQGDANLNFKLAEQRILNVKNYLIEDGQIKEERIQLKSWGQYRPLVKNTTEEERRKNRRVEFTILKM, from the coding sequence TCCTAGTGTTCTGCCCCAAACCATCTCTTCTGCCTGCTCATGGCGTCCTACAGGGACTTCTTTCGGAGAGGACTACATCAAAGTGGCTTTTGATAAACCCCAAAAAGTGAAGCAAATCATTGTAGGCGAAACTGTTGGGCCGGGAGCGGTAGGTCGAATCTTTGGTTACACTACCAAAAATAAAGAAGTTCTTCTTTACGAAAGTCAAGGAGATAACTTTAGGAAGCAACCGGGCATTTGGAATCAATTCATTCCGGAAACTGAGGAAGAAATAGCCGCTTTGAAATTAGTCATTGTACATTCCCTGAACAAAGGCATCAAGGAGTATGACTGTATTGGCATTTCCTCTTCCTCTGAACCTTATGTAGCTACCGTCAATGTGGCCCAAAATCTACCTAAAGATCTCAAGAAAGAAAATTTAGGCCCTTCTGTTAACACCAAATACAGTGAAGTGGCTCCTTTGGTCTCACCAGATGGGAAATATTTGTACTTCAGTAGATGGGATCACCCAAAGAACTTTAAACCGGCAGGTTCAAACGAAAGTACTTTAGACGTTTGGGTATCTACCTTAGCTGCTAATGGAACCTGGGAGCCGGCAAAGAACATGAGCACGTCCATCCATCATTCGGCTAAGAATGGTGCGGCGACCATAGCCATGGACGGTAAAAGCATATACGCTCTGAATGTTGAAGTGGGTAGGGGGAAATTTGACGCGGGACTCACAAAAGTCAGCTTGAAAAACAATAAATGGGTCAATAAGCGCCCTATTAAAATAGCTAATTTCGAGGCTTTGTCTTACTACAATTCACAGGATAGGCAACTTAAAAAAGAGACAGAATTCTCCATGAGTTCTGACGAGAAATTTCTGGTGATGGGACTGGTGCGTAAGGATTCTTATGGCGACAAGGATCTATACGTATCGTTTAAAACCGGAGAAGATTCCTATTCAAAGCCCGTTAATCTAGGGCCAGTGATCAATACAGCAGGAAATGAAGGTTCTCCTTTTCTTGCGGCCGACAATAAAACCTTGTACTTCAACTCGAACGGTCACCCCGGATATGGAGATATGGATATCTTCATGAGTACGAGATTAGACGATACGTGGACGAACTGGACAGAACCTGTAAACCTGGGGCCTCAAATCAATAGCCCCGAATTTGACGGTTATATTTCTATCCCGGCCTCCGGTGAGTATGCCTATTTCAGTTCCGCCAAGAATTCCATGGGGCTGGATGACCTGTTTAAAGTCAAATTATTCCCAAGTATCCAACCGGAATCTGTGGTTCTGATGGAATTCAGTTTCGTAGATGAAATATCCGGTCAAAGTATTGAACCCAAAGTGTCCATTTCTCCTCAGGTAGAATGGGTCTGGGATGAAGAAACCAAAATATTTAAGACCATTTTCCAGCCCGGTCAAACCTATGAGCTAAAAGCGGAGTCTTCAGGATATCCTAGTTTTAGCCAAAGTCTGGATTTTAGAGAAGTGAAAGAATATCTCGAGAAGAAAGAGGTGTACAAGTGGAGAAAAATAGGTCAAGAGTCGATAGCTCAAACAGCTCCGAAAACCGTTAATGCGGAACCGGAGAGCGTAAAAGATATGGTCATTGAAGCCGGAAAGAAGATCGTATTGAGGGAGGTTTATTTTGATCAAAGTAAGGCGGAGCTCCGACAAGAATCTTTTGTGGAGCTGGATAGAATCAAGAAGATCATGATGGAACATCCCGATATGGTTATTTTACTCGAAGGACACACGGATAATCAAGGGGATGCCAATCTCAATTTTAAATTGGCCGAGCAAAGAATCTTAAACGTTAAGAACTATTTGATAGAGGATGGCCAGATAAAAGAGGAGAGGATTCAATTGAAATCCTGGGGCCAATATCGTCCGTTAGTGAAGAACACTACAGAAGAAGAAAGAAGGAAAAACCGCCGTGTAGAGTTTACCATTCTGAAAATGTAA
- a CDS encoding glycosyltransferase family 2 protein produces MIPKLLLVLPCYNEEAILHLTDAKLNTFYDELISQGLISAESKICYVNDGSRDATWNIIDRLTKSNSRILGVKLSKNFGHQNALLAGLFEYKGLFDCYISIDADLQDDIYAIPPMIEKFKEGASIVYGVRDDRSTDTFFKKFTAESFYKVMQWLKVPVVFNHADFRLIDNRVLTELEHYREVNMFIRGIIPTIGFKNDKVFYKRLEREAGETKYPLKKMLTFAWNGVTSFSTMPMRFVLYFGAFSFVLSLLLAVYVLYTKFAGVTTSGWASTLLMMAFFNGSNMMAIGLIGEYVGKIYEEVKARPRYIVEKSTPLEA; encoded by the coding sequence ATGATCCCAAAGCTGCTATTAGTCTTGCCCTGTTATAATGAAGAAGCCATCTTGCATCTGACTGATGCTAAGTTGAATACCTTTTATGACGAACTGATTTCTCAGGGTTTGATCAGTGCAGAAAGCAAGATCTGCTATGTCAATGATGGGAGTAGAGATGCTACATGGAATATCATTGATAGACTTACCAAATCAAATTCCCGCATTTTAGGCGTTAAACTTTCTAAAAACTTCGGTCACCAGAATGCCCTTTTGGCGGGTTTGTTTGAATATAAGGGATTATTTGATTGTTATATCTCCATAGATGCAGATCTACAAGATGATATCTATGCCATTCCTCCTATGATAGAAAAGTTTAAGGAGGGTGCATCTATAGTTTATGGCGTTAGGGACGATAGAAGTACTGATACCTTTTTTAAGAAGTTTACCGCTGAATCCTTCTATAAGGTCATGCAATGGTTAAAGGTGCCGGTGGTGTTCAATCATGCAGATTTCAGATTGATCGATAACAGGGTGCTTACGGAACTGGAACATTACCGTGAAGTGAACATGTTCATTCGGGGGATCATTCCTACCATAGGATTCAAAAACGATAAGGTCTTCTATAAAAGATTGGAGCGCGAGGCAGGAGAAACCAAATATCCTCTGAAGAAGATGTTGACCTTTGCCTGGAATGGGGTAACCTCGTTCTCCACCATGCCTATGCGCTTCGTGCTTTACTTTGGAGCATTTAGCTTTGTACTTTCCTTATTACTTGCTGTGTATGTCTTGTATACAAAGTTTGCAGGTGTAACCACGTCTGGTTGGGCATCTACTCTTCTTATGATGGCATTTTTTAATGGATCTAATATGATGGCCATAGGGCTGATCGGCGAATATGTGGGTAAGATCTATGAAGAAGTGAAAGCTCGTCCAAGATATATCGTTGAAAAGAGTACCCCTTTAGAGGCATGA
- a CDS encoding glycosyltransferase family 39 protein, with the protein MRKYILLFFLGVIALSFRLYRLDARGLITDEKFTLLNANGFWVGGANQSAFKKTYFTAQDFWEKKGPQDFMDASANADFGTHMVHNVILHYWMKVFGNSDFSVRMPGLIFNVLTVLLIYLLVLKYFRSYSMAFLAGLLFAIDPLNIAQSHIARSYPLSFFLITLATAYFVKLVSGENSKKNFVIYAVLIGLAMLNHYMNFFVPLLHVLIFLVIRNKSHLWTGFILAALANALLLFYWFNWGGGKGAMGFLKDKNEIHKKIAENLQDELSQTIQLASPDVIAKKGIALYYDISVITHGLFEDIKGVKVFLSSLLLAIGILLSVQGHKYKRYAGLFLSLLILALERIYLGSILASAALFVAFYYAVKYLLETRRYEAEKQEFVWLCMGLGMLILPLIFVVRDAYLSGNTTSLTHRYIGNASPFVVILVSIGVIRAAQEKVILGALMLFLMIFQWTNIQKGIQDYFADRSVYNAYFVPERVPNPYAALAKEIQEKAALGDTLVIPGAYKDKYEERFDKGGTVSYKDAQFLNLYFPKDYALIQYVDPKERERLYLKKKDGERVLLFDFKGEEYRY; encoded by the coding sequence ATGAGAAAGTACATTCTACTCTTTTTCCTGGGAGTTATAGCTTTAAGTTTTCGTTTGTATAGACTAGACGCTCGTGGTCTGATCACAGACGAAAAATTTACCTTGCTGAATGCAAACGGCTTTTGGGTAGGGGGAGCTAACCAATCGGCTTTTAAGAAGACCTACTTCACTGCACAGGATTTTTGGGAGAAGAAAGGTCCCCAAGACTTTATGGATGCTAGTGCGAATGCAGATTTTGGTACGCACATGGTACATAACGTCATCCTACATTATTGGATGAAGGTCTTCGGGAATTCTGATTTTTCGGTTAGAATGCCAGGCTTGATCTTTAATGTACTGACGGTACTACTGATTTACCTTTTGGTCCTAAAATACTTTAGATCTTATAGCATGGCTTTCCTGGCGGGATTGCTATTTGCCATAGATCCATTGAACATAGCTCAAAGTCATATCGCTAGAAGTTACCCGCTTTCATTCTTCCTGATTACTCTGGCTACGGCTTATTTTGTAAAGTTAGTTTCGGGAGAGAATTCTAAGAAAAACTTCGTGATCTATGCTGTTCTTATAGGTTTAGCGATGCTGAATCATTACATGAACTTCTTTGTGCCTTTGCTTCATGTATTGATATTTTTGGTCATTAGGAATAAGAGTCACCTATGGACCGGTTTTATTTTGGCGGCATTGGCAAATGCCTTGTTGCTGTTTTATTGGTTCAATTGGGGAGGAGGAAAAGGAGCTATGGGTTTCCTAAAGGACAAGAATGAGATTCATAAGAAGATTGCAGAGAATCTTCAGGATGAGTTGAGTCAAACCATTCAATTGGCAAGTCCTGATGTGATAGCAAAAAAGGGAATTGCATTGTACTACGACATTAGCGTTATAACTCACGGCCTTTTTGAAGATATCAAAGGGGTGAAGGTGTTTTTGAGTTCTTTGTTATTAGCTATTGGTATACTTTTATCAGTTCAAGGGCATAAGTATAAGCGCTATGCAGGCCTGTTCTTGTCTCTGCTGATTCTGGCTTTGGAAAGAATCTATCTGGGAAGTATTTTGGCTTCGGCGGCATTGTTTGTGGCGTTTTATTATGCTGTTAAGTACCTTTTGGAAACCAGGAGATATGAGGCGGAGAAGCAGGAATTTGTCTGGTTATGCATGGGCCTTGGGATGTTGATATTACCGCTTATTTTTGTGGTTAGAGATGCATATTTGAGTGGAAACACCACAAGTTTAACGCATAGATATATAGGTAATGCTTCACCGTTTGTAGTGATCTTAGTATCCATAGGCGTGATCAGAGCTGCTCAGGAAAAGGTCATATTAGGAGCTTTAATGCTCTTTTTAATGATTTTTCAATGGACAAATATCCAAAAAGGCATTCAGGATTATTTTGCAGACAGATCCGTTTATAATGCTTATTTTGTACCTGAAAGGGTGCCTAATCCGTACGCTGCCTTAGCAAAAGAAATTCAGGAAAAGGCTGCATTGGGAGATACTTTGGTTATTCCCGGTGCATATAAGGATAAGTACGAAGAAAGGTTCGACAAAGGGGGAACGGTATCTTATAAAGATGCTCAATTCTTGAATCTGTATTTTCCGAAGGATTATGCATTGATCCAATATGTTGACCCCAAGGAGAGAGAAAGATTGTATCTGAAGAAGAAGGACGGAGAGAGAGTATTATTGTTCGATTTTAAAGGCGAAGAATATCGCTACTAA